From Cydia strobilella chromosome 3, ilCydStro3.1, whole genome shotgun sequence:
TCTGCAAAACATTATAATGCACACTACTTGAAAACCATGCACTATTTGGAACAAGTGTCTTGTCAAATTTGTTCTtagtgtaacaaaaatattggGGATCCGTTTATgagcatattcggtatcgtgctCTGATTACGAAGAAACAGAAGAAagattattttttttctatcgggCAGGTGATAATTCGGTCAACATTGAGGGTTTTCGCCACCAAAAAATTTTCGcgacaaaaaacatttttcttctaCTAGTTCCTACGCGGTTATGGATAGCTAGCTAGAAATGGCTAGAAAGTCACTTCTATCTAACTCTAAACATGCAAAATCGCTTCAAATAATATGCCAACCCGGTACCAAAACCACTAAGCcacttttaatattaaaaagctCAAAGTTAAAGCTTAAAGCAAACATTTGTACTGTATTATGAGTATTaaagattaaaataatttttcctTGTTACAGGCTTTCAAGCTATTCAAACGGAGCAAAAGCCGCAAGAGCGCCCGCAATCGCATCTCGCCCCTCGTGCGCTCACCATCTTACTCTGGCACTGTCGACGCTCGCTCCGAGATCGACATCCAACGCTACTGCCCTTGCAGAGCCTCCTTGCCACCCCTCCACATCCCAAGCGAAAGCATCGATGGATACAGCAGCTGCAATAGTTACGACAGCTCACGAAACGAAAGTTTACGCAGCTACGAATGTGGATACAACTGCGCGCGTTCAGACTCAGCTTATGAATCCGCCAGAAGCAGCCCAGCTAGAGCACCGGTCTGCTATGCCACAGTCACATATTTTAACGTTAACGACAGCGAGGATAGCAGCAGTATCAGAACAGAATACACACTATTAGATTATGATGCGGAGGACAGAGAAATGGAAGGAACGGAGGAGAGAGCGCAGAATCTTATCAACGAAAGCTTGGAGCTAGTTAGCACTTTATGAATTGGTTTTAGCTAaggtagattttgtatgatattaTAGTGTTTTGTTTTGGATTAgctttaaaatagttttaactGTGGTGTGctcttgataaataaataaaaaagtaattttcaaCGAAATGTACTGCAATGgactttaaaataaacatatgaaATATGAACACAATCTAAGGCTTTAAAGTAAACACGCCACGGTCAACTAAC
This genomic window contains:
- the LOC134756105 gene encoding uncharacterized protein LOC134756105; the protein is MVLTDFLTETRRRWLKAFKLFKRSKSRKSARNRISPLVRSPSYSGTVDARSEIDIQRYCPCRASLPPLHIPSESIDGYSSCNSYDSSRNESLRSYECGYNCARSDSAYESARSSPARAPVCYATVTYFNVNDSEDSSSIRTEYTLLDYDAEDREMEGTEERAQNLINESLELVSTL